One segment of Erigeron canadensis isolate Cc75 chromosome 2, C_canadensis_v1, whole genome shotgun sequence DNA contains the following:
- the LOC122587335 gene encoding ycf3-interacting protein 1, chloroplastic, whose translation MSLLKLSSTQLPIIPLYTFLSSQPIHNNSVSFPHKHHYLHQRITCRRISHVTFGSGNEDTQTEFNVNTTIQEKEKEEEEEEDDDDDDEFVGDPDPQDLEYISQIKRVLELLKKNRDMLFSEVKLTIMIEDPREVERKRLIGIDDADTPTREELADVLQEVQDGKIPRDRVALQLLAEEMLQWPNLEVEATKKGPRKSKYAKATDTGIDPEVAAKKLNIDWDSAAEIEEQDRSDESEVPSLVGYGALYLVTAFPVIIGISVVLILFYNSLQ comes from the exons ATGTCTTTGTTAAAACTTTCATCAACTCAATTACCAATAATACCTCTTTACACTTTCTTATCTTCTCAACCCATCCATAACAATTCTGTTTCTTTTCCTCATAAACATCATTATTTGCATCAAAGAATTACATGTAGAAGAATTAGTCATGTTACTTTTGGTTCTGGCAATGAAGATACACAAACTGAGTTTAATGTGAATACAAcaattcaagaaaaagaaaaagaagaagaagaagaagaagatgatgatgatgatgatgagtttgTAGGAGACCCAGATCCTCAAGACCTTGAATACATCTCTCAAATTAAAAgg gtTTTGGAGCTTTTGAAGAAAAATAGGGACATGCTCTTTAGTGAG GTTAAGTTGACGATAATGATTGAGGATCCCAGAGAAGTCGAGCGAAAGAGACTTATTGGGATCGACGATGCAGATACTCCAACTAGAGAAGAATTAGCtgatgttcttcaagaa GTGCAAGATGGGAAGATACCACGAGACCGTGTTGCTCTTCAACTGCTGGCCGAGGAAATGCTTCAATGGCCTAATTTAGAG GTTGAAGCAACTAAAAAAGGTCCACGCAAATCAAAATACGCAAAGGCTACAGATACAGGAATTGATCCTGAAGTGGCTGCAAAGAAGCTTAACATTGACTGGGATTCAGCTGCTGAGATTGAGGAACAGGATAGGAGTGATGAGAGTGAAGTACCTTCACTTGTG GGATACGGAGCACTCTATTTGGTGACAGCATTCCCGGTAATAATTGGTATATCAGTGGTGTTGATTCTTTTCTATAATTCTCTTCAGTGA